In Leptospira congkakensis, a single window of DNA contains:
- a CDS encoding LIC_11366 family protein translates to MSRCIVILPFLVFMISPLAFDHLSAEPSGIEVGMRYGAGERVPGRFDGDLKQFSSTFNPLVFSSVSLNGGKTSNLYEGFVRFLLDSRSRVGFVVGRNDWSMLRLTEVTSDLYYTKLTSEIYSYHVLGMYYFTMPIYRNWEWENGLGVGFTSADWNIRGYSVGELAPDTQFFNQRGRLRGSGLAYRAETAINRRLYEDTFLQIGLGYHHVAIDKFYGNYNGEMSSFYIRADGKVGVIDDTRILDATVSTAQTFRRLDLNSGSWVLYFSVFQRFLD, encoded by the coding sequence ATGTCAAGATGTATTGTGATCCTCCCGTTTCTGGTTTTTATGATTTCTCCCTTAGCCTTTGACCACTTAAGCGCCGAACCCTCTGGGATCGAGGTGGGAATGCGGTATGGAGCCGGAGAAAGAGTTCCAGGCCGATTTGATGGCGACCTCAAACAGTTCTCGTCTACTTTTAATCCTCTCGTTTTTTCCAGTGTGAGTCTGAATGGAGGTAAAACATCCAACTTATACGAAGGTTTTGTTCGTTTCCTTTTAGATTCAAGATCAAGAGTTGGATTCGTAGTGGGGAGGAATGACTGGAGTATGCTTCGTTTAACGGAAGTTACGAGCGACTTGTATTATACTAAACTTACTTCCGAAATATATTCCTATCATGTACTCGGGATGTATTATTTCACTATGCCTATTTACAGAAACTGGGAATGGGAAAATGGACTTGGAGTTGGTTTTACTTCCGCGGATTGGAACATTAGGGGGTATTCTGTTGGTGAACTTGCTCCCGACACACAATTCTTCAACCAAAGAGGAAGGCTTCGAGGTAGCGGACTTGCCTACCGAGCAGAAACCGCCATCAATCGTCGGTTATACGAAGATACCTTTCTTCAAATTGGTCTTGGATACCACCATGTCGCTATTGATAAGTTTTACGGGAACTATAACGGCGAAATGTCGAGTTTTTATATCCGAGCTGATGGGAAAGTAGGTGTGATTGATGATACACGAATTCTTGATGCGACTGTGAGCACTGCACAAACTTTTAGAAGGTTGGATTTAAATTCTGGATCATGGGTTCTTTATTTTTCAGTCTTCCAGAGGTTTTTAGATTGA
- a CDS encoding arsenate reductase family protein, which produces MNLQIFGTKKCKESKKAQLFFQERRVNFQFINLQEKEMSKGELRSILGSVKLDDLIDTESKVYEDKNLKYMLYDKEEALLTNPLLFKTPIVRDGKRATIGFVPEIWKQWILESKK; this is translated from the coding sequence ATGAATCTCCAAATCTTCGGAACCAAAAAATGCAAAGAGTCTAAGAAGGCTCAGTTGTTCTTCCAGGAACGACGTGTGAATTTTCAATTCATCAACCTCCAAGAAAAAGAAATGAGCAAAGGAGAACTCAGATCCATCTTAGGAAGTGTAAAATTGGATGATTTGATTGATACGGAATCTAAGGTTTACGAAGACAAAAATCTAAAATACATGTTATACGATAAGGAAGAGGCTCTTCTCACAAACCCCCTTTTATTCAAAACACCAATAGTAAGAGATGGCAAACGTGCCACCATTGGATTTGTTCCAGAAATCTGGAAACAATGGATTCTAGAATCTAAAAAGTAA
- the lpxD gene encoding UDP-3-O-(3-hydroxymyristoyl)glucosamine N-acyltransferase: MKLKDLAEQLGASFTGSGELEINGIKDLEHHTPVDPSSIYYVASKKYLAKHKKASEVKIALTIESLASLFPNAIIIPEEGSKVKFIQVVSLFEKKPKHTASISAKASIHPTAKLGKDVTIMDFAVIQENVIIGDRAVIYPNVVLEPGVEIGEDTVLKSGVIIYYNCKLGKRNLIHSNTVIGADGFGFFDYAGVRYKVPQIGNVIIGDEVEMGAHCTVDRAALESTTIGSFTKFDDHVHVGHNCRVGNYVFIAGATVLAGSVTIEDGCFLAGQSAVAEHLTMKKGSILLGLSGLTEDSKEKTVYFGIPARPALEMHRIHSSLPMLPEVVKDFSKRKKEEG, from the coding sequence ATGAAACTAAAAGATTTGGCTGAACAATTAGGTGCAAGTTTCACCGGCTCCGGTGAACTAGAGATCAATGGAATTAAAGATTTAGAACACCATACTCCCGTAGATCCAAGTAGCATTTATTATGTGGCCTCTAAAAAATATTTAGCCAAACACAAAAAAGCTTCTGAAGTAAAAATTGCGCTTACCATAGAATCTTTAGCTTCATTATTCCCCAATGCCATCATCATTCCCGAAGAGGGATCCAAAGTAAAATTCATTCAAGTCGTATCTTTGTTTGAAAAAAAACCAAAACATACTGCTTCTATCTCTGCAAAAGCCAGCATTCATCCCACCGCCAAACTAGGAAAAGATGTAACCATTATGGATTTTGCTGTCATCCAAGAAAACGTAATCATTGGAGATCGAGCCGTGATTTATCCCAATGTAGTTTTGGAACCAGGTGTAGAGATTGGGGAAGATACAGTTTTGAAATCAGGAGTCATTATCTATTACAACTGTAAGTTGGGAAAAAGAAATTTGATCCATTCTAATACTGTCATTGGAGCCGACGGGTTTGGTTTTTTTGACTATGCTGGGGTTCGTTATAAAGTTCCTCAAATTGGAAATGTAATTATTGGAGATGAGGTAGAGATGGGAGCTCATTGTACGGTTGATCGTGCGGCTCTTGAATCCACAACCATTGGAAGTTTTACAAAATTTGATGACCATGTACATGTTGGTCACAATTGTCGTGTTGGTAATTATGTATTCATTGCGGGAGCCACGGTTCTTGCTGGTTCCGTTACAATTGAAGATGGATGTTTTTTGGCTGGTCAATCTGCTGTAGCAGAACACCTAACAATGAAAAAAGGGTCTATCTTATTAGGACTATCTGGACTCACAGAAGATTCCAAAGAAAAAACAGTTTATTTTGGAATTCCTGCGAGACCGGCATTGGAGATGCATAGGATTCATAGTTCTCTTCCTATGTTACCAGAAGTGGTGAAAGACTTTTCGAAACGGAAAAAAGAAGAAGGGTAG
- a CDS encoding OmpA family protein produces MQSPIPGKNLRLLLLTYTVQYCLLAGGLLAQEGVVFDNPYKKTENPSEPKTFTIYFAKNSSKISKSDLVRLQTTADFLNQNRNYEISIQAHANEGINAASDVIVSEKRSLEVERFLLIHFVEPNQIRRLFFGNSKSPNKTKEHQTLNRRVEIKVQPI; encoded by the coding sequence ATGCAGAGCCCAATTCCAGGCAAAAACCTTCGTTTACTTTTGTTAACTTACACCGTTCAATATTGTTTACTCGCAGGTGGATTGTTAGCGCAAGAAGGTGTGGTATTCGATAATCCATATAAAAAAACAGAGAATCCATCGGAACCTAAAACATTTACCATTTATTTCGCAAAAAATTCTTCGAAGATTTCTAAATCAGACTTAGTTCGTTTACAAACAACTGCAGATTTTCTAAACCAAAACAGAAATTATGAAATTTCCATACAAGCGCATGCCAACGAAGGAATCAATGCAGCTTCTGATGTTATTGTTAGCGAAAAAAGATCTTTGGAAGTAGAACGTTTTCTATTAATTCACTTTGTAGAACCAAACCAAATCAGAAGGCTTTTTTTTGGAAATTCTAAATCACCAAATAAAACCAAAGAACACCAAACACTAAATCGACGAGTGGAAATCAAAGTCCAACCGATTTAA
- a CDS encoding TIGR04282 family arsenosugar biosynthesis glycosyltransferase — MDTNKLIIFAKQPELGKVKTRLSVSIGDEKTLKIYFELLRITNAVTSNLNVEKIVYWDHLIEKPSYEFGNTFKKQIQEIGDLGRKMEVAFQKEFQSKAKKIIIIGTDCPFLTEEILLDAYRKLDASDFVIGPARDGGYYLLGMKEDSPFIFQSIPWSTKDVLSLTIQSIQKNKKTYSLIEELCDIDDIEDLKFWKGSDY, encoded by the coding sequence ATGGATACAAACAAATTAATTATCTTCGCAAAACAACCTGAGTTAGGGAAAGTCAAAACTCGTCTTTCTGTTAGCATCGGAGATGAAAAAACTTTAAAGATATACTTTGAATTGCTTAGAATTACAAATGCAGTCACTTCCAATCTAAATGTTGAAAAGATTGTTTATTGGGATCACTTAATCGAAAAGCCAAGTTACGAATTTGGAAATACATTCAAAAAACAAATCCAGGAAATCGGTGATCTTGGTCGGAAAATGGAAGTAGCTTTTCAGAAAGAATTTCAATCTAAAGCCAAAAAGATTATTATTATTGGAACCGATTGTCCATTTTTAACTGAAGAAATTTTGCTCGATGCTTATCGGAAGTTAGATGCATCTGATTTTGTGATAGGACCTGCTCGTGATGGCGGTTATTATTTGCTCGGGATGAAAGAAGATTCGCCGTTTATCTTTCAGTCTATTCCTTGGAGCACCAAGGATGTATTATCTTTAACCATTCAGTCCATTCAAAAAAATAAAAAAACATATTCTCTGATAGAAGAGTTATGCGATATAGATGATATTGAAGACTTAAAATTTTGGAAAGGGTCTGACTATTAA
- a CDS encoding glycosyltransferase family 2 protein — translation MQKEKVSNILCIIPARDEEEGIERALTGLITNSGLPKSSFIVVNNASRDQTPTIVRKMGLLTLDCPEIGYGNACLVALNWIKNTKLEPDYILFCDADGSDDPMDIQKIIQVIKETQADLVIGSRTIGIVEKGSLSPIQIFGNALTCFLILIFFWRKFTDMGPLRILKYSSLVRLEMEDPTWGWNIEMHVKALQQKMDIREIPVNYRKRFAGVSKISGTISMSIRVGIKILYTFFRLLLFRVYKK, via the coding sequence ATGCAGAAAGAAAAGGTGAGTAATATCCTTTGTATCATTCCTGCTCGGGATGAAGAAGAGGGCATTGAACGTGCATTAACTGGACTAATTACGAATTCTGGATTGCCTAAATCTAGTTTTATTGTAGTGAATAATGCATCTAGGGATCAAACACCGACTATCGTTAGAAAGATGGGGCTTCTCACTTTAGATTGTCCCGAGATAGGTTATGGGAATGCCTGTCTTGTTGCGCTCAATTGGATCAAAAATACAAAGTTAGAGCCGGATTATATTCTTTTCTGTGATGCGGATGGTTCTGATGATCCTATGGACATCCAAAAAATTATCCAAGTAATAAAAGAAACCCAAGCCGATTTAGTGATTGGTTCAAGAACCATAGGGATTGTAGAAAAAGGTTCTTTATCTCCGATACAAATATTTGGAAATGCACTGACTTGTTTCTTGATTCTTATTTTTTTCTGGCGTAAGTTTACAGATATGGGTCCACTCCGAATTTTAAAATATTCCTCACTTGTTCGGTTGGAGATGGAAGATCCAACTTGGGGGTGGAATATTGAAATGCATGTGAAAGCATTACAACAAAAAATGGATATAAGGGAGATCCCAGTAAACTATAGAAAACGATTTGCGGGTGTTTCTAAAATATCTGGTACCATTTCTATGTCGATACGTGTTGGGATCAAAATTTTATACACTTTTTTCCGGTTGTTACTTTTCCGTGTATATAAAAAATAA
- a CDS encoding multiheme c-type cytochrome has product MKRNLLILLLVLIVFSIGGFLYLNQREVPIEQVFPGKIWAKPIENLPDLKGVGAPTAKNCGNCHTEIYEEWQRSTHANALTDIQFQSELAKPSSPKWICLNCHIPVQNQRETIITGLRNGDYFRPVEIPNPNFNPDMKEEGVTCATCHVRLDSQTNESYVIGGTGGTSPPHPIKIDRKQLLNRCYDCHNETYTLNESLVCSFQTGSELQATHSNQTCSSCHQPEVRRSFVKASLNKPIRTSHKHGFIGGGVPKRFDLYPDQIRLGYKPGIVLSNWKVEKNTIEVHIKNTNADHHVTTGDPERFYRLSLVGLDQNGNSIFQSETTIGQEWSWSPQAKKVNDTRIPSGKVYVWALKQTELPVVSYRFQATHVRLKNNTSDYMSQSSGYLTSPYKEKVEKIKELYPHSSLVIESLYQIKTKSRKDTSLEELFKRNAERKGE; this is encoded by the coding sequence TTGAAACGAAATTTACTCATCCTCCTTTTGGTGTTAATCGTATTCAGTATTGGAGGATTTCTTTATCTGAACCAAAGAGAGGTTCCCATCGAACAAGTGTTCCCTGGCAAAATTTGGGCCAAACCAATTGAAAATCTTCCTGATTTAAAAGGAGTAGGGGCTCCCACTGCCAAAAATTGTGGGAACTGCCATACGGAAATTTATGAGGAATGGCAACGTTCTACCCATGCCAATGCCCTTACAGATATCCAATTCCAATCAGAACTTGCAAAGCCAAGTTCTCCTAAATGGATTTGTTTGAACTGTCATATCCCAGTACAAAATCAAAGAGAAACCATCATCACTGGTTTGCGTAATGGGGATTATTTTCGGCCTGTTGAAATTCCAAACCCTAATTTTAATCCTGATATGAAGGAGGAAGGGGTTACCTGCGCTACTTGCCATGTCAGATTGGATTCGCAGACAAATGAAAGTTATGTGATAGGTGGAACCGGTGGGACTTCTCCTCCTCATCCCATTAAAATTGATCGCAAACAATTATTAAACCGTTGTTATGATTGTCATAATGAAACTTATACTTTAAATGAATCACTCGTTTGTTCTTTCCAAACCGGATCAGAGTTACAAGCTACTCATTCCAATCAAACTTGTTCTTCTTGCCACCAACCGGAAGTTCGTCGTTCTTTTGTCAAAGCTTCGCTAAACAAACCGATTCGAACTTCTCACAAACATGGGTTTATTGGTGGTGGTGTTCCGAAAAGATTCGATTTGTATCCTGATCAAATTCGATTGGGTTACAAACCAGGGATTGTTCTCTCCAATTGGAAAGTAGAAAAAAATACAATCGAAGTACATATTAAAAATACTAACGCTGACCACCATGTGACAACGGGTGACCCAGAACGATTTTACCGCTTATCACTTGTCGGCTTGGATCAGAATGGAAATTCGATTTTTCAATCGGAAACAACTATTGGCCAGGAATGGTCTTGGTCACCTCAAGCAAAAAAAGTAAATGATACACGAATTCCATCGGGGAAGGTCTATGTTTGGGCATTGAAACAAACTGAACTTCCAGTGGTTTCCTATCGTTTCCAAGCAACTCATGTTCGTTTGAAGAATAATACTTCGGATTATATGAGTCAGTCCTCGGGTTATCTTACTTCTCCATATAAAGAAAAAGTAGAAAAGATAAAAGAATTATACCCTCATAGTTCCCTCGTCATTGAGTCCCTATACCAAATAAAAACAAAATCTAGAAAAGACACTTCACTAGAAGAATTATTCAAAAGGAATGCAGAAAGAAAAGGTGAGTAA
- a CDS encoding sulfurtransferase, with amino-acid sequence MKVLRGYGIYLFFFSLLWAFFGEPSAGPSVPATKLADSPWFLSAESALSLPKYKILDTRSAVPRLKNKVSGAVVLSWEDLSRTETPNKGDLLELKLVRKKLNDLGLKQDDNVLVLGDGNSGWGEEGRIVWSLREAGFKQSYWIDGGYSSYEKQIQKKTNPKPETLAINSQLAKNKTHVSAAIFKDEILKGLPSKQHQILDTREPREFTGATPYGESRGGHIPGAKSFFYQELFDAKGNVKSKSEVDVYLKQLGIQKEKPIVAYCTGGVRSAFVVGILRTYGYNAYNYAGSMWEWSNDPKLPLETGN; translated from the coding sequence GTGAAAGTACTACGTGGTTACGGAATCTATCTATTTTTTTTCTCTCTTCTTTGGGCGTTCTTTGGAGAACCAAGCGCTGGGCCCTCTGTCCCTGCTACAAAACTAGCGGACTCCCCTTGGTTTCTCTCAGCTGAATCGGCCCTCTCCCTTCCGAAATATAAAATTCTAGACACTCGTTCTGCTGTTCCTCGTTTGAAAAACAAAGTTTCTGGAGCAGTTGTTTTGTCTTGGGAAGACTTGTCTCGCACCGAGACCCCCAATAAGGGAGATTTATTAGAACTAAAATTAGTTCGTAAAAAACTAAACGATTTAGGCCTCAAACAAGATGATAATGTTCTTGTGTTAGGTGATGGAAATTCTGGTTGGGGAGAAGAAGGGCGAATTGTCTGGAGTCTTCGAGAAGCCGGATTCAAACAATCCTATTGGATTGATGGGGGATATTCCTCTTATGAAAAACAAATCCAGAAAAAAACAAATCCTAAACCAGAGACTTTGGCAATCAACTCGCAATTAGCAAAAAATAAAACTCATGTTTCTGCTGCTATCTTTAAAGATGAAATATTAAAGGGATTACCATCGAAACAACACCAAATTTTAGATACAAGAGAACCGAGAGAGTTTACAGGAGCAACACCATACGGGGAATCTAGAGGAGGGCACATTCCAGGTGCTAAATCTTTTTTTTACCAAGAGTTGTTCGATGCCAAAGGGAATGTTAAATCAAAATCAGAGGTTGACGTTTATTTAAAACAGTTAGGCATTCAAAAAGAAAAACCCATTGTAGCTTATTGTACAGGTGGGGTTCGTTCCGCTTTTGTGGTTGGAATCCTTCGCACTTATGGATATAATGCATACAACTATGCGGGCTCAATGTGGGAATGGTCAAATGATCCAAAACTTCCGTTGGAAACTGGAAATTAA
- a CDS encoding DUF4395 domain-containing protein — MKIGYYPDVVNENVTRIVASTVVFLGVFAILFPNPYVLALLLAGFTLRLSYGPKFEPFAFFTSRYLVPWLGISFVATAGPPKRFAQLIGFLFSVGAIVFFVLDLRLAYQIALATLVFFASLESFLGWCAGCFAFGLLMKLGVIPKEICERCNNLNFNK, encoded by the coding sequence ATGAAAATTGGTTATTATCCGGACGTGGTCAATGAAAATGTCACAAGGATTGTCGCCTCGACTGTCGTATTCCTTGGTGTTTTTGCGATTCTATTTCCGAACCCTTATGTGCTCGCACTCTTACTTGCCGGGTTTACTTTGCGTTTGAGTTACGGGCCAAAGTTTGAACCGTTTGCTTTTTTTACTTCTAGATACTTAGTCCCGTGGCTCGGAATTTCTTTTGTAGCCACAGCAGGACCACCCAAACGATTTGCACAACTTATCGGATTTTTATTTAGCGTTGGTGCGATTGTGTTTTTTGTTTTAGATCTAAGATTGGCTTACCAAATCGCTTTAGCAACTCTCGTTTTTTTTGCATCACTCGAATCTTTTTTAGGATGGTGTGCTGGTTGTTTTGCATTTGGTCTACTTATGAAACTAGGAGTGATTCCGAAAGAAATTTGTGAAAGATGTAACAATCTAAATTTCAATAAATAG
- a CDS encoding helix-turn-helix domain-containing protein, whose product METEIESFSATTENERNVDEVLTVVLGETLKRRRLELGLSMEKLSQLSTVSRGMLGLIESGKTTPSIGILWKLSKSLRIPIGEMIPDLFAQSPRFIGSNEGKRWISPKNTAESRVFYQEERDRLSLVEWKLTQGKVSQFGHLPTAFDIKIYQVSGKTKIKLKTKEIVLEPADSAFFPIAELEFIENEFGEESKFLWIASKKAR is encoded by the coding sequence ATGGAAACAGAAATTGAAAGTTTTTCTGCCACAACAGAAAACGAAAGAAATGTCGATGAAGTGCTAACGGTTGTCCTTGGGGAGACCTTAAAACGCAGAAGGTTAGAACTTGGTTTATCCATGGAAAAACTTTCACAACTATCAACTGTTAGTCGAGGAATGTTAGGACTTATCGAGTCAGGAAAAACCACACCCAGTATTGGGATCTTGTGGAAATTGTCTAAATCGTTAAGGATTCCTATTGGAGAAATGATCCCTGATCTTTTTGCCCAGTCCCCTCGTTTTATTGGATCCAACGAAGGCAAACGTTGGATATCGCCTAAAAATACAGCAGAATCAAGGGTTTTTTACCAAGAAGAAAGAGATCGTTTGAGTCTTGTCGAATGGAAACTGACACAAGGAAAGGTCTCCCAGTTCGGCCACTTACCAACTGCTTTTGATATCAAAATCTATCAAGTCTCCGGAAAAACCAAAATCAAATTAAAAACCAAAGAGATCGTTTTGGAACCAGCAGACAGTGCCTTTTTTCCCATTGCGGAATTAGAATTCATAGAAAATGAATTCGGAGAAGAATCCAAATTCCTTTGGATCGCTTCCAAAAAAGCGCGTTAG
- a CDS encoding rhodanese, producing the protein MKTNLLYKSIALITAGFIGACGGAKNNDTQNLLLAALALSSGIKVNSAAELAKASNDDYNLNEYGLITPSTLGKWVNNWSGTKPAGINGKLVILQNGASATAGKEYIAGNGNDVVVYSFTFADGASALDGGDGFSQKRSSGLSDTVSIIANGAKVDTILNRYGIDPNNDLVVFVSSANANSHVQGTLRGFYTFRYWGFDHKNLAFLNGTLPRLAVTDGNFVPFSSTTNTPPSYSNRYSVKSLRVDNTILMLPVEDVITAVKNPNNVTIAGLTSSVFISDARSSSGSSNEYNGVIRSTASEVAGKYVGFEGRIKGAKELRWTDLLDTEFRFKSKADLIAYYDGKGYQVGQTAIQLCRTNNRSQVTGFSYIAILGYPSTYYDGSWIEWGSLTGGGPAPKLPSDSPYRTDLPELSEVITYNVAGDVDPNLPTNLNTFATTSRKIIEEDKAYKR; encoded by the coding sequence ATGAAAACCAATCTACTATACAAGTCGATTGCTCTTATTACCGCGGGGTTCATCGGAGCCTGCGGTGGAGCAAAAAACAATGACACACAGAACTTGCTACTGGCAGCTCTTGCCCTTTCCTCAGGGATTAAGGTGAATAGTGCAGCCGAGTTAGCAAAAGCATCTAACGACGATTATAATCTAAATGAATATGGTCTTATCACTCCATCTACCTTAGGTAAGTGGGTCAACAATTGGTCTGGGACTAAACCTGCTGGTATCAATGGTAAATTAGTCATCTTACAAAACGGTGCCAGCGCTACTGCTGGAAAAGAATACATTGCTGGGAACGGAAATGACGTTGTTGTGTATTCCTTTACTTTCGCTGATGGAGCCAGTGCTTTGGATGGTGGAGATGGATTCAGTCAAAAACGAAGCAGCGGACTCAGTGATACAGTTTCTATCATCGCGAATGGAGCCAAAGTGGATACCATTCTCAATCGTTATGGAATTGATCCAAACAATGACCTAGTTGTCTTTGTTTCTTCTGCCAATGCCAACAGTCACGTCCAAGGAACACTCCGTGGATTTTATACTTTCCGTTATTGGGGATTTGATCATAAAAATCTGGCCTTCCTAAATGGAACACTACCTAGACTGGCTGTAACAGATGGAAACTTTGTTCCTTTCAGTTCTACAACAAACACTCCTCCAAGTTACAGCAATCGTTATTCGGTGAAATCTCTCCGAGTTGATAACACTATTCTTATGTTACCAGTAGAAGATGTCATCACTGCTGTGAAAAATCCTAATAATGTAACCATTGCTGGGCTTACTTCGAGTGTATTTATCTCCGATGCAAGATCTTCTTCTGGAAGCAGCAACGAGTACAATGGTGTGATCCGAAGTACCGCTTCTGAAGTGGCAGGAAAATATGTTGGTTTTGAAGGCCGTATCAAAGGTGCTAAAGAACTTAGATGGACTGACTTATTAGATACAGAATTTAGATTCAAATCTAAAGCAGACCTAATAGCATATTATGATGGAAAAGGTTACCAAGTTGGCCAAACAGCAATTCAACTTTGCCGAACAAACAATCGATCACAAGTAACAGGATTCTCTTACATTGCAATCCTCGGATATCCATCTACTTATTATGATGGAAGTTGGATTGAATGGGGTAGTTTAACAGGTGGTGGGCCAGCTCCAAAACTACCATCTGACTCTCCATACCGTACAGATCTTCCTGAGTTATCTGAAGTAATTACTTACAATGTGGCTGGTGACGTGGATCCAAATCTTCCAACAAACTTAAACACATTCGCTACTACTTCTAGAAAAATTATCGAAGAAGATAAAGCTTACAAACGCTAA
- a CDS encoding rhodanese-like domain-containing protein: MKFKYLTLISLIFIQMFGCKGLPEYLFLPQSMKLDLTPFLFRVYSPAELATLSNSDFNLNDSGLITSTKFSRFLSNWTNNHPAEVSGNLVIFQIQTSGSASGRYVFFDGKKTFSYPIANLPDLLTETRDDGVLAVDGIVPKGKKITDFLAIYGVDPTIDYVVFAQDTSSLANLSSATFAYYSLLYWGFPKERLAILNGSIADLTAANLLFTTPSYTYVNSNRSGNIKTLYRDHTVLQLTIGDVIHSIKNGNTNFEEVDPVPSEGFYIIDGRPNASYTGTANSTAAGSKYANCTTKTNSTFVSNTCVTTFEGRIKSASNLIPTDLYDGTTFQFKSFSQLQTYLNNTGYQSGKQIYVYGEDATKGSLVWFILHQVLGKPTRLYEGGWKQYGALGLKTPSSGSSPSAISQPASYWRTDIATLSENNTSNADANIPNYQLDVARQYVKSSNKLRTEDKAFLRGSSSAAASGGGGGAPTGGGGNACGG, encoded by the coding sequence ATGAAATTTAAATATTTAACATTAATTAGTCTAATTTTCATTCAAATGTTTGGTTGTAAAGGTCTACCGGAATATTTATTCCTACCACAGAGTATGAAATTGGATCTTACTCCATTTTTATTCCGTGTTTATTCTCCAGCAGAACTGGCAACCCTTTCCAACTCGGATTTTAATTTGAACGATAGTGGGCTTATCACATCGACAAAGTTTTCACGTTTTTTGTCTAATTGGACAAATAACCATCCAGCAGAGGTTTCTGGAAATTTAGTAATTTTCCAAATTCAAACTTCTGGATCTGCTAGCGGACGTTACGTGTTCTTTGATGGGAAAAAGACCTTTTCTTATCCTATCGCCAATCTTCCGGATCTCTTAACAGAAACTAGAGATGATGGTGTTTTGGCAGTGGATGGGATTGTTCCAAAAGGAAAAAAGATTACTGACTTTTTGGCGATTTATGGAGTCGATCCGACAATTGATTATGTTGTGTTTGCCCAAGATACGTCTTCTCTTGCCAATCTTTCTTCTGCAACTTTTGCTTATTACTCTCTTCTTTATTGGGGATTTCCAAAGGAAAGACTAGCAATTCTGAACGGTTCTATTGCTGATTTAACTGCGGCCAATCTTTTGTTTACAACTCCCTCTTATACTTATGTAAATAGCAATCGATCAGGGAATATTAAAACCTTGTATCGGGATCATACTGTTTTACAACTAACGATTGGAGATGTCATACATTCTATTAAAAATGGGAACACTAATTTCGAAGAAGTAGATCCGGTTCCTTCTGAAGGCTTTTATATAATCGATGGAAGACCAAATGCATCTTATACGGGAACAGCCAACTCAACAGCAGCCGGTTCCAAGTATGCAAACTGCACAACAAAAACAAATTCAACATTTGTGAGTAATACTTGTGTGACTACTTTTGAAGGAAGGATCAAATCTGCATCCAATTTGATACCAACAGATTTGTATGATGGAACAACCTTCCAATTCAAATCTTTCAGCCAACTCCAAACCTATCTGAATAATACGGGATACCAATCCGGAAAACAGATTTATGTATATGGAGAAGATGCAACCAAAGGATCTTTAGTATGGTTTATTTTACACCAAGTTCTTGGGAAACCAACTAGACTATACGAAGGTGGTTGGAAACAATATGGTGCCCTTGGATTAAAAACTCCTTCCTCTGGATCAAGTCCAAGTGCCATCAGCCAACCTGCTTCCTATTGGAGAACAGATATTGCAACTCTTTCTGAAAATAATACTTCAAACGCAGATGCCAATATTCCTAACTACCAACTCGATGTTGCCAGACAGTATGTCAAAAGTTCAAATAAACTTCGAACGGAAGACAAAGCATTTTTAAGAGGATCTTCTTCTGCAGCAGCCTCTGGTGGCGGTGGCGGCGCACCTACTGGCGGCGGAGGAAATGCTTGCGGAGGTTAG